A portion of the Lolium rigidum isolate FL_2022 chromosome 1, APGP_CSIRO_Lrig_0.1, whole genome shotgun sequence genome contains these proteins:
- the LOC124678978 gene encoding proteasome subunit beta type-1-like, which translates to MARFDPYENNGGTCVAVAGADYCVVAADTRLSVGYSILSRRHSKIAHLADNCVLASSGFQGDIKALQKNLSAKELLYEHNHNKKMSCPAMAQLLSNTLYYKRFFPYYAFNVLGGLDSEGKGCVFTYDAVGSYERTGYSAQGTGATLMMPVLDKQLKSPSPLILSARDAVTPLSESDAVDLVKDVFASATERDIYTGDSLEIIVINSSGTRRDWIELRKD; encoded by the exons ATGGCGAGGTTCGATCCGTACGAGAACAACGGCGGCACGTGCGTGGCCGTCGCGGGGGCCGACTACTGCGTCGTCGCCGCTGACACCCGCCTCTCCGTCGGATACAGCATCCTCTCCCGCCGCCACTCCAAGATCGCGCACCT GGCGGACAATTGTGTGTTGGCCTCGTCTGGATTTCAAGGCGATATCAAAGCTTTGCAGAAGAACCTGTCCGCAAAGGAACTG TTGTATGAACACAACCATAACAAGAAGATGAGCTGCCCTGCAATGGCACAACTACTGTCAAACACCCTCTACTATAAGAGATTCTTCCCATACTATGCTTTCAATGTGTTGGGTGGACTGGACAGCGAAG GCAAAGGATGTGTCTTCACGTATGATGCTGTTGGGTCGTATGAGAGGACCGGCTATAGTGCTCAGGGAACAGGTGCAACGCTGATGATGCCTGTTCTAGACAAGCAGCTGAAATCTCCTAGTCCTCTAATACTGTCGGCTCGG GATGCAGTGACACCCTTGTCTGAATCAGATGCAGTTGATCTGGTGAAGGACGTTTTCGCATCAGCCACAGAACGAGATATATACACT GGAGATAGTTTGGAAATCATAGTCATCAACAGCTCCGGCACCCGCAGGGACTGGATTGAGCTAAGGAAGGACTAG
- the LOC124678985 gene encoding probable auxin efflux carrier component 5c isoform X2, producing the protein MIALGDLYKVVEAMAPLYFALGLGYGSVRWWRFFTAEQCGAINTLVVCFSMPFFTFDFIVRTDPFAMNYRVIAADAVAKLLAVLAAAAWARCAKAKAKAGSCSWSITGFSLASLNNTLVVGVPLLDAMYGKWAQDLIVQIAVVQSIVWFPLLLLAFELRKAWVVGGVPSFSSATDDDGTSDDERARRVEPMSMLPMARTVGLKLARNPNVYASVLGVAWACVAYRWRIGMPAIVTGSLQVMSRTGTGMSMFSMGLFMGQQESIVACGAGLAALGMALRFVAGPLAALAGAAALGLRGDVLHFAIIQAALPQAIASFVWAKEYGLHADVLSTAVIFGTLISLPVLMAYYAVLEIM; encoded by the exons ATGATAGCGTTGGGCGATCTTTACAAGGTGGTGGAGGCGATGGCGCCGCTCTACTTCGCGCTGGGCCTCGGGTACGGCTCGGTGCGGTGGTGGCGGTTCTTCACGGCGGAGCAGTGCGGCGCCATCAACACGCTGGTGGTGTGCTTCTCCATGCCCTTCTTCACCTTCGACTTCATCGTCCGAACCGACCCCTTCGCCATGAACTACCGCGtcatcgccgccgacgccgtcgccAAGCTCCTCGCCGTGCTCGCCGCGGCCGCCTGGGCGCGctgcgccaaggccaaggccaaggccggctCCTGCTCGTGGTCCATCACTGGGTTCTCCCTCGCCTCGCTCAACAACACGCTCGTTGTGGGTGTGCCGCTGCTGGACGCCATGTACGGGAAGTGGGCGCAGGACCTCATCGTGCAGATCGCCGTCGTGCAGTCCATCGTCTGGTTCCCGCTCCTGCTGCTCGCCTTCGAACTGCGCAAGGCCTGGGTGGTCGGCGGCGTCCCCTCTTTCAGTTCTgcaaccgacgacgacggcaccaGCGACGACGAAAGAGCGCGCCGTGTGGAGCCGATGTC GATGTTGCCGATGGCGAGGACCGTAGGGCTGAAGCTGGCGAGGAACCCAAACGTGTACGCCAGTGTCCTCGGTGTCGCGTGGGCGTGCGTCGCCTACAG GTGGCGCATCGGCATGCCGGCCATCGTGACGGGGTCGCTGCAGGTCATGTCCAGGACCGGCACCGGGATGTCTATGTTCAGCATGGGACTGTTCATGGGTCAGCAGGAGAGTATCGTCGCGTGCGGCGCGGGCCTGGCGGCGCTGGGGATGGCGCTGCGGTTCGTCGCCGGCCCGCTCGCGGcgctcgccggagccgccgcgctCGGCCTACGCGGCGACGTGCTACACTTCGCCATCATACAG GCAGCCCTACCGCAAGCAATCGCCTCCTTCGTCTGGGCAAAGGAGTATGGGCTCCACGCCGATGTACTCAGCACGGC AGTTATATTTGGAACGCTGATTTCGTTGCCGGTGCTCATGGCATATTATGCAGTTCTTGAAATCATGTGA
- the LOC124678985 gene encoding probable auxin efflux carrier component 5c isoform X1, whose product MIALGDLYKVVEAMAPLYFALGLGYGSVRWWRFFTAEQCGAINTLVVCFSMPFFTFDFIVRTDPFAMNYRVIAADAVAKLLAVLAAAAWARCAKAKAKAGSCSWSITGFSLASLNNTLVVGVPLLDAMYGKWAQDLIVQIAVVQSIVWFPLLLLAFELRKAWVVGGVPSFSSATDDDGTSDDERARRVEPMSLQKNGGAEMDVEAAPPTDSSSRIRMLPMARTVGLKLARNPNVYASVLGVAWACVAYRWRIGMPAIVTGSLQVMSRTGTGMSMFSMGLFMGQQESIVACGAGLAALGMALRFVAGPLAALAGAAALGLRGDVLHFAIIQAALPQAIASFVWAKEYGLHADVLSTAVIFGTLISLPVLMAYYAVLEIM is encoded by the exons ATGATAGCGTTGGGCGATCTTTACAAGGTGGTGGAGGCGATGGCGCCGCTCTACTTCGCGCTGGGCCTCGGGTACGGCTCGGTGCGGTGGTGGCGGTTCTTCACGGCGGAGCAGTGCGGCGCCATCAACACGCTGGTGGTGTGCTTCTCCATGCCCTTCTTCACCTTCGACTTCATCGTCCGAACCGACCCCTTCGCCATGAACTACCGCGtcatcgccgccgacgccgtcgccAAGCTCCTCGCCGTGCTCGCCGCGGCCGCCTGGGCGCGctgcgccaaggccaaggccaaggccggctCCTGCTCGTGGTCCATCACTGGGTTCTCCCTCGCCTCGCTCAACAACACGCTCGTTGTGGGTGTGCCGCTGCTGGACGCCATGTACGGGAAGTGGGCGCAGGACCTCATCGTGCAGATCGCCGTCGTGCAGTCCATCGTCTGGTTCCCGCTCCTGCTGCTCGCCTTCGAACTGCGCAAGGCCTGGGTGGTCGGCGGCGTCCCCTCTTTCAGTTCTgcaaccgacgacgacggcaccaGCGACGACGAAAGAGCGCGCCGTGTGGAGCCGATGTCGTTGCAGAAGAACGGCGGCGCCGAGATGGACGTGGAAGCGGCGCCGCCCACCGATAGCAGCAGTAGGATCAGGATGTTGCCGATGGCGAGGACCGTAGGGCTGAAGCTGGCGAGGAACCCAAACGTGTACGCCAGTGTCCTCGGTGTCGCGTGGGCGTGCGTCGCCTACAG GTGGCGCATCGGCATGCCGGCCATCGTGACGGGGTCGCTGCAGGTCATGTCCAGGACCGGCACCGGGATGTCTATGTTCAGCATGGGACTGTTCATGGGTCAGCAGGAGAGTATCGTCGCGTGCGGCGCGGGCCTGGCGGCGCTGGGGATGGCGCTGCGGTTCGTCGCCGGCCCGCTCGCGGcgctcgccggagccgccgcgctCGGCCTACGCGGCGACGTGCTACACTTCGCCATCATACAG GCAGCCCTACCGCAAGCAATCGCCTCCTTCGTCTGGGCAAAGGAGTATGGGCTCCACGCCGATGTACTCAGCACGGC AGTTATATTTGGAACGCTGATTTCGTTGCCGGTGCTCATGGCATATTATGCAGTTCTTGAAATCATGTGA
- the LOC124679003 gene encoding UDP-glycosyltransferase 88F5-like, with translation MAGAAITMPMPRKTVVLYPSPGMGHLVSMIELGKIFAARHLAVTIVVVDPPFNTGATGPFLAGVSATNPSISFHRLPPVKLLEPVESKHQEALTFEVARVSNPHLRDFLAGGASPSVLVIDFFCSVALDVAAELGVPAYFFFTSGAAILAFLLHLPALHAQSGASFRDMGEEMVHVPGIPSLPATHLILPIMDRDDAAYGGFLNMCGDLCRSQGIIVNTFRSLEPGAVDAIAAGLCTPSGVPAPQVHCIGPLVKQDETAVSRGGVECLAWLDTQPEASVVFLCFGSLGRFDVRQTREVATGLEASGQRFVWVVRSPPSDDPARKYETPPEPDLATLLPEGFLERTKGRGLVVKSWAPQRDVLAHGAVGAFVTHCGWNSVLESVMAGVPMLAWPLYAGQRMIRVFLEEELRLAVAVQGYDKEGGVVEAGEVAAKVRWMMDSVGGRALRERAQAAMRRAREAVREGGESEVTLARLVDAWTLA, from the coding sequence ATGGCCGGTGCCGCGATCACCATGCCGATGCCCAGGAAGACGGTGGTGCTCTACCCGTCGCCGGGCATGGGCCACCTGGTCTCCATGATCGAGCTCGGGAAGATCTTCGCCGCCCGCCACCTCGCCGTCAcaatcgtcgtcgtcgacccACCGTTCAACACAGGCGCGACGGGCCCGTTCCTGGCCGGCGTCTCGGCGACCAACCCTTCCATATCCTTCCACCGTCTCCCCCCGGTGAAGCTCCTCGAGCCGGTggagtccaagcaccaggagGCGCTGACCTTCGAGGTGGCCCGCGTCTCCAACCCGCACCTCCGCGACTTCCTcgccggcggcgcctccccgtccGTCCTCGTCATCGACTTCTTCTGCAGCGTGGCCCTGGACGTGGCCGCAGAGCTGGGCGTCCCCGCCTACTTCTTCTTCACGTCCGGCGCGGCGATCCTGGCTTTCCTGCTCCATCTCCCGGCCCTGCACGCCCAGAGCGGCGCGAGCTTCCGGGACATGGGGGAAGAGATGGTGCACGTGCCGGGGATCCCCTCGCTGCCGGCGACGCACCTCATCCTGCCGATCATGGACCGCGACGACGCGGCCTACGGGGGGTTCCTGAACATGtgcggcgacctgtgccgttcccAGGGCATCAtcgtcaacaccttccgctcgcTGGAGCCTGGCGCGGTGGACGCCATCGCCGCCGGGCTCTGCACACCGTCAGGCGTGCCGGCTCCTCAGGTGCACTGCATCGGACCGCTGGTGAAGCAGGATGAGACGGCCGTGAGCCGCGGCGGCGTGGAGTGCCTGGCGTGGCTGGACACGCAGCCCGAGGCGAGCGTGGTGTTCCTCTGCTTCGGCAGCCTCGGCCGGTTCGACGTGAGGCAGACGAGGGAGGTGGCGACGGGGCTGGAGGCGAGCGGGCAGAGGTTCGTGTGGGTGGTGCGGAGCCCGCCCAGCGACGACCCGGCGAGGAagtacgagacgccgccggagcCCGACCTGGCCACGCTCCTTCCGGAGGGCTTCCTGGAACGCACCAAGGGCAGGGGCCTCGTGGTCAAGTCGTGGGCGCCGCAGCGCGACGTGCTGGCGCACGGCGCCGTGGGTGCTTTTGTGACGCACTGTGGGTGGAACTCGGTGCTGGAGTCCGTCATGGCGGGCGTGCCGATGCTGGCGTGGCCGCTGTACGCGGGGCAGCGTATGATTAGGGTGTTcctggaggaggagctccggctgGCCGTGGCGGTGCAAGGGTACGACAAGGAAGGCGGCGTTGTGGAGGCCGGGGAGGTGGCGGCGAAGGTGAGGTGGATGATGGACTCCGTCGGCGGGAGGGCGCTCCGGGAGCGCGCGCAGGCGGCGATGCGACGGGCCAGGGAGGCTGTCCGTGAGGGCGGGGAGTCTGAGGTGACGTTGGCACGTCTGGTGGACGCGTGGACACTTGCTTGA